The genome window tagttTGGAAATAAGGAATAAATGTTGATTGTTTTCATTCGAGTACAGTTGATCATTATCAAGTAAACTCTGATTTTAAATTTATGAGGCATCAACATCCGTGGAGTCAAAAGGAACGGTGGCTTCACCTGTCCGTCTCTCTTTCCAGGAGCGCAGAACGAGATGGCGACCCACCCCGGTTACTATGGCGACCTGGTGGAGCAGGCCATGGGGCTGTGCTCGCTGGCCACAGAAGAGATCGAGCGCGACCTCCACCGCTCGATGCCGGAGCACCGCGCCTTCCAGAACGACACGGGCATCGCCGCGCTGCGCCGCGTCCTCACCGCCTACGCCCACCGCAACCCCGGGATCGGATACTGTCAGGTCAGAACCCCACCGGGGACAGAAACCAACCAGGGTCAGAACCCCACCGGGGACAGAAACCAACCAGGGTCAGAACCCCACTGGGACAGAACCCAACCAGGGTCAGAACCCAACCAGGGTCAGAACCCCACCGGGGACAGAACCCCACCAGGGTCAGAACCCCACCAGGGACAGAACCCCACCAGGGTCAGAACCCAACCAGGGTCAGAACCCCACCGGGGACAGAACCCCACCAGGGTCAGAACCCCACCGGGGACAGAACCCAACCAGGGTCAGAACCCAACCAGGGTCAGAACCCCACCGGGGACAGAACCCCACCAGGGTCAGAACCCCACCAGGGACAGAACCCAACCAGGGTCAGAACCCAACCAGGGACAGAACCCCACTGGGACAGAACCCCACTGtactctttacaggaaactcctgcttgattaagatcagagcagctctgagttaggaaatcccactgcaccatttggaacaataacaacaaagcaAGAGACCTGACACACCAACATTAGGTTTATAGTAACAGAAATAGGAAAACTGCGCTGTTGCTGTTTGAACCAAGGACCTGTTTTGTGTATCTGTTTCATGAGACTTGTCAATAAATCCCGTTCAGGGCTGTCTTTATAAAAACTCTTGTTGTCTCTAAAGATGTTCCACTCCGTTCTCCTCCAGGCCATGAACATCGTCACCTCGGTCCTGCTGCTCTACTGTCCAGAGGAGGAAGCCTTCTGGCTGCTGGTGGCGCTGTGTGAACGCATGCTGCCCGACTACTACAACACCAGAGTCGTAGGTCAGTAACAAGTCAGTAACAAGTCAGTGACAAGTCAGGAACAGAGTCAGTAACAAGTCAGTAACAACAGAgattcaggccccgtttacaccaggacgcttgcaggtaaaaacaacaacatattaatgtgaagtgcctttcgtttagacagtgacggtgtttttgggtcttaaaaacgttaaaatgtgcctccagcctccagagtgtaaaagttaaatcctctcctccgtagcgtgtcgtctacactgacaagacacaaaactctgatctgatctgctcacgtcacgtatgtgtttacgtcacatacatgctccaggacaggaaataaagaaacgtgggattatttccatggtgggaccttcaagctgctctggcagctctaataaacttacaggagtctttccaccaaatgtccaggatatgtacagatagtattagtgaacagagaaggatctggaattacctccatcacattctggatgcagcgattggtgggaggagccagacggctgtgaacgagacctgggagatctagtgatggaggagaactttgtggaaggagtagctgatgaaaatgtgtggtgtgaaaacttctgcatgcccaaagatgctcttatggctttaagtgatgccgcctggctgcatacaatcacattcacacactttagatcaccgtatcagcagatttcctcctggaaacactcaataaaccaggaataaaaagtgaagacgtgacgccactttaggtcttctgttcagaccgtcaccatggaaacggagCCTTAGTAACAGAGTCAGTAACAGCTCTAGAGTCGTGGACTCTCAGGTAGAGCTGCACAatcatggccaaaatgataatcactattattatgatcaatattgtaatgatGATTATTCAtcgtgttagggaaaacatctgtatttttattgcactactttaaaacaaacaacaggaacagtttttagtgtctggtgcttgttgtaaataaacagagatcgctaagtgaacacctcctgcagcagcagcacatacacactgtactgctacagagctaactgttagcctgttagcacatacacactgtactgctacagagctaactgttagcctgttagcacatacacactgtactgctacagagctaactgttagcctgttagcacatacacactgtactgctacagagctaactgttagcctgttagcaatttgcagactggacactaagaggttaacatcccctccggctctgcagctgggagagactgaagagtaagaagagtaagaacgagtctccaaaagtctacaataaaaccagaaaagttgctaaatctagcaacaaagttgctaagctggcaacactgcttcgccggcttttagaaatgttgcgtgttgttgtggcgtcgagtactacgtcacatcctgcttatcgCTCGCTGGTTTTTTATTCAGTtagctacatgaaaccttaagCTGGAGCTACTCTCAGGTATTTTGGTCCTTTCCCTCCATTTTCACCAGCGACCCGGCAGCTGTCTTTCTCTTGTCCACATTTCATAAACACTAGCTGTCATCAGTCGTGGAAAGCGTCAGGTGCTGCCAGTCTGACGTGTCTGACCTGTCGGTGTCTCTGCAGGTGCTCTGGTGGACCAGGGCGTGTTCGAGGAGCTGACTCGAGCCTTCCTGCCGCTGCTATACGAACACATGCAGGACCTGGGAGTCATCTCCACCATCAGCCTGTCCTGGTTCCTCACGCTCTTCCTGTCTGTGATGCCCTTCGACAGCGCCGTCCTGCTGGTCGACTGCTTCTTCTACGAAGGCATCAAAGTCATCTTCCAGGTCAGCGGACACGCCGAACGACTCGTCTACATCGAGTCCTCTTCTAGTCAGCATCATTCAgtaactgtccatctgtctgcaGGTGGCGCTGGCTGTTCTCCACGACAACATGGACGCTCTGCTGTCCTGCAGCGACGAGGGAGAAGCCATGACCATCCTGGGCAGGTAGGACCCAGACTGGACAGGTAGGACCCAGACTGGACAGATAGGACCCAGACTGGACAGGTAGGACTCAGACTGGGCAGGTAGGACCCAGACTGGGCAGGTAGGACCCAGACTTGACAGGTAGGACCCAGACTGGACAGGTAGGACTCAGACTGGGCAGGTAGGACCCAGACTGGACAGGTAGGACTCAGACTGGACAGGTAGGACCCAGACTGGACAGGTAGGAGTCAGACTGGACAGGTAGGAGTCAGACTGGACAGGTAGGACCCAGACTGGACAGGTAGGACCCAGACTGGACAGGTAGGAGTCAGACTGGACAGGTAGGACAGGTAGGACCCAGACTGGACAGGTAGGACCCAGACTGGACAGGTAGGACTCAGAATGATTTGGAATATATTCAAAAGTCTAAttataaactgtgtgtgtgtgtgtgtgtgtgtgtgttgtgtgtgtgtgtgtgtgtgtgtgtgtgtgtgtgtgcaggtaccTGGATAATGTTGTGAATAAACAGACTGTGGCTCCGCCCATCCCTCACCTGCACGCCCTGCTGACCAGCGGAGACGATCCTCCACCTGAGATCGACATCTTTGACCTCATCAAGTCGTCCTACGAGGTCAGACACGCCATGATGTCATCATGATGTAACCGTGATGTCACCAAGATGtcatcatgatgtcatcacactTTCACATGACTGACCCTGACGTTTACATTTCCACAGAAACAATTATCAGACATATTCTACAGTCtatctcctgcagcaggacgGGCTCTGTCTAACTCCTGCAGCAGGACGGGCCCTGTCTAACTCCTGCAGCAGGACGGGCCCTGTCTAACTCCTGCAGCAGGACGGGCTCTGTCTAACTCCTGCAGCAGGACGGGCTCTGTCTAACTCCTGCAGCAGGACGGGCCCTGTCTAACTCCTGCAGCAGATAATCtcagtttcttcttctctgacaGAAATTCGGCAGCTTGCGCTCTGATGTCATTGAACAGATGAGGTTCAAgcagaggttaaaggtcatcCAGTCGCTGGAGGACACGGCCAAGAGGAGCGTGGTGGGTGACGTTAGCAAGCggtgagctaaatgctaatattCTCATGGAGACACAGTgtttacaggtgtgtgtgtgtgtgtgtgtgtgtgtgtgtgtgtgtgcaggtgagagCGATGATGACGGAGTCGGCCTTCAGCAtcgaggagctggaggagctgtACTGTCTCTTTAAGGTCAGAACCAAGTCACTACCGAGTCACAagacaacaaacagaaacaggagaagaagagttCTACAATTCTATAATTCTACAACGTCATTTAGACGCTTTTATCTAAAGCAACGTGAGATGAGGTCCAGAACCAGATCAGAGTCAGAGATGAGGTCCAGAACCAGATCAGAGTCAGAGATGAGGTCCAGAACCAGATCAGGGATGAGGTCCAGAACCAGATGAGAGTCAGAGATGAGGTCTAGAACCAGATGAGAGTCAGAGATGAGGTCCAGAACCAGATCAGAGTCAGAGATGAGGTCCAGAACCAGATCAGAGTCAGAGATGAGGACTAGAACCAGATCAGAGTCAGAGatgaggaccagaaccagatcaGAGTCAGAGATGAGGACTAGAACCAGATCAGAGTCAGAGATGAGGTCTAGAACCAGATCAGAGTCAGAGATGAGGTCCAGAACCAGATAAAGAGTCAGAGATGAGGTCCAGAACCAGATCAGAGTCAGAGATGAGGACTAGAACCAGATCAGAGTCAGAAATGAGGTCCAGAACCAGATGAGAGTCAGAGATGAGGTCCAGAACCAGATGAGAGTCAGAGATGAGGTCCAGAACCAGATCAGAGTCAGAGATGAGGTCCAGAACCAGATCAGAGTCAGAGATGAGGACTAGAACCAGATGAGAGTCAGAGATGAGGTCTAGAACCAGATCAGAGTCAGAGATGAGGACTAGAACCAGATCAGAGTCAGAGATGACGTCTAGAACCAGATCAGAGTCAGAGATGAGGTCCAGAACCAGATCAGAGTCAGAGATGAGGACTAGAACCAGATGAGAGTCAGAGATGAGGTCTAGAACCAGATCAGAGTCAGAGATGAGGACTAGAACCAGATCAGAGTCAGAGATGAGGTCTAGAACCAGATCAGAGTCAGAGATGAGGTCCAGAACCAGATAAAGAGTCAGAGATGAGTTCCAGAACCAGATCAGAGTCAGAGATGAGGACTAGAACCAGATCAGAGTCAGAGATGAGGTCCAGAACCAGATGAGAGTCAGAGATGAGGTCCAGAACCAGATCAGAGTCAGAGATGAGGTCTAGAACCAGATCAGAGTCAGAGATGAGGTCCAGAACCAGATCAGAGTCAGAGATGAGGTCCAGAACCAGATCAGAGTCAGAGATGAGGTCCAGAACCAGATCAGAGTCAGAGATGAGGTCCAGAACCAGATGAGAGTCAGAGATGAGGTCCAGAACCAGATCAGAGTCAGAGATGAGGTCCAGAACCAGATCAGAGTCAGAGATGAGGACTAGAACCAGATCAGAGTCAGAGATGAGGTCTAGAACCAGATGAGAGTCAGAGATGAGGTAACGTAGTGCTCAGAGAGAACCTGATGGTTTCATCTGGAGATCCAGAGTGAAGGTGATCAGTAAAGAGTTGAAGGTCTTCAGGCTCTTCTTAAAAATTGATCAGGACTCATTGATCAGATGGAGTCTGGAGGTTTTGGagtattttggtaattttacgtctttttttgctctctttttttcctgtctgtctgtccccctgcctgtctgtccctctgtccccctccctgtctgtccccctgcctgtctgcctgtctgtccccctccctgtctgcctgtctgtccccctgcctgtccccctgcctgtctgtccccctgtctgtccccctccctgtctgtccctctgtctgtctgtccccctgcctgtctgtccccctgcctgtctgtccccctgcctgtctgtccccctgtctgtccccctgccTGTCCCAGTCCAAACACATGACCAGCTGTTACTGGGGCTCCAGCAGCTCGGGGGCGGCGGAGCGCCACGACCCCAGCCTGCCGTACCTGGAGCAGTACCGGATCGACCCGGCTCAGTTCAGTCAGCTGTTCTCGGCGCTGGCTCCGTGGGTCTGCGGAGGCCACACCCCCTCGCTGTCGGCCCGCCTCTTCAGGCTGctggaccagaaccaggacGGGCTGGTCAACTTCAAGGAGTTCATCACGGGACTGAGTGAGTCTGGGACCTGAAGGGGGACAGGGGGACCtgcatgaccaaaaagagacacaatgatttaaaaaagacacagaaagactaaaaaaagacacaaaagacaaaaaaaatgaccaaaaaagacacaaaataaccaaaaaagagacacaaaaggggGACAGGAGGACCTGCAGGACAACATGTTCAcaggctgtttgtttgtttgtttgtttgtctgcaggcGGGATGTATCACGGAGACATGACAGAAAAACTCAAACTGCTCTACAAGCTCCACCTGCCGCCAGGTAAACTCACCTGGACGCCTTCTGTCTGCttgtttatttgtctgtttgttgtttgtgtgtttatttgtttgtttgtgtgtttatttttctgtctgtgttgcaGCTCTGTGTCCTGAGGAGGCGGAGTCAGCTCTGGAGGCGGCAACCTTCTTCACTGAAGACGAACCGAAAGGTAAACAAAGTTTTTATCTCCAGCTGATTAACAGACTTCTTCCAATTAACTAACTGATTAGCTCGTTAACACGccgcctcttcttcttcttcttcttcttcttcttctcctctttttcttctttttcttcttcttctcttcttcctcccagAGTCTTCCTTCCTGTCTGATCAGGACATTTCGGGgcagcaggaagtgacatcaggTTTGTGTCTCTGCTCCTCTGGCTCCGCCCCCCTCGGTGATGTCACCGTCTGCCGTGACATCACCGAGGGGGGCGGAGCTAGACGTCTTCCACtaacaaacagtttcaactcttTTTAATTCTTCGTCTCAGAATGAGttgagaatgtttttttaactcgTCGCCATGGTTACGTTGTTTGTGGTGGTAATGCAGGTGACTTCCTGTCTTCTGCAGGTGAGGACGGGAAGGACGGAGCAGACGGCGAGGACAAGAAAGGTAAATGATCAGTTACCTGGACAGGTGTGGATCATTAAATCAGCTTCgctctttcagaataaaagctctTATTGTGTTATTAATAGGGACGTCATTGTtactgttaataataataataacttagaTTCATATAGCGCCTGGTAGGACTCAGACTGGACAGGTAGGACTCAGACTGGACAGGTAGGACTCAGACTGGACAGGTAGGACTCAGACTGGACAGTCTGGGGGGTTCAGGAGTTATTGAAGGTGGAAGGCTGTGATGATCAGGAGGTGTTTGGTGTTTGAAGAGTTCAGGGATGAAGCAGTTCTGATGTCTGGTGGAAGAGAGTCCCAGTTGGTGTTCAAGTAGAGCTGCGTGTCGTCAGCGTAGGACTGGTAGTTGAGGCCATTCTGACGGATGATCTGACCGAGGGGAAGCATTCATATGGTGAAGAGGAGGGGTCCCAACACAGATCCTTGTGGAACGCCTTGGTTGACCGGGGCAGGGTGGAGGAGGGGTTTCTGAGGTTGACCAACTGTTTCCTGTTGGTGAGTTGGAGTGAAACCAGGTGAGGGATAAAGGTCAGATAGTcgatgaggatgaggaggatgatgaggatgatgaggaggaggatgaggaggatgatgaggatgatgaggaggatgaggaggatgatACGACCCGATCAGCTGCAGTAAGGAGTCGTTATTGACTTTGATGAGTGCTGTTTCCTTCTGGTGCGTTCTGAATCCTGATTGAAGGGTTCATGTTCATCATGTCcttcaactctttttcagcaaaaatcACCTTGACCAAGTTTAGTAACAGGATTTTACTTCTTTTGGAGAGATTTTCCAATGTTTGCTGTGtgcattcaacatttttaatgcaatcttttatGTTGACCGTTTTTTATGtgatttggggtatttttttgtgttttttgtttgtcaaaatgttgatccagtaagtcaaaatgacttgataataatgaagttgagctgaaaaagatgataccagcatggtgagtcaaaaaccaacaaaatagccccaaactccaaagggttaatcagGATGTGTCACTGATGCCAGCGAGGGTTAATAATGTCCACCAAGAAGTAAACAAACACCTCAGAATGTCTCCAGAGTCCTGCTGCAGGATCAaaatcttcttccatttccacaaatattCAGCCAGGAAGTTCAGAGTACAGACAACCAGACTAAACAGAAGACGACCCATGACCCCTGACCTCtaacccctgacctctgacctgtgacttgtgacctctgacctgtgacctgtgacctgtgTTGTTCCAGAGGAGAAGGTGAAGGACTACAGGTACTACCTGAGGATGTGGGCCAAAGAGAAGGAGCCGAAGACGGAGACGATCAAAGACCTGCCCAGGATGAACCAGGTGAGAAAcaagttagcatgctaaccagctagcctcCCGCCCTGTCCTGTAGTACCACCTGCCACCTGCAGAGGCAGCAGAGAGTCactgctagctgctagctgtcaATTCAATAAGGCTTTATTGGCACGGAAGTTAAAAACCAATATTGCCAAAGCACAAGTACaagtttttctaaatatttggacaatgacagtaaaatataagaatcaataaaactaaatagatgcatttcataaaatatatgtgtgaGACAAATCAATGACAATATACAATTTATTAGTAGTAAAAATAGTAGTTAAAGAccatgtcctcactgtgtcccatgtcctcactgtgtccccACTGTGTCCccgtgtcctcactgtgtccccACTGTGTCCccatgtcctcactgtgtcctcactgtgtccccACTGTGTCCccgtgtcctcactgtgtccccACTGTGTCCccatgtcctcactgtgtcccatgtcctcactgtgtcctcactgtgtccccatgtcctcactgtgtcccatgtcctcactgtgtccccACTGTGTCCccgtgtcctcactgtgtccccACTGTGTCCccatgtcctcactgtgtcctcactgtgtccccACTGTGTCCccgtgtcctcactgtgtccccACTGTGTCCccatgtcctcactgtgtcccatgtcctcactgtgtcctcactgtgtccccatgtcctcactgtgtcccatgtcctcactgtgtccccACTGTGTCCccatgtcctcactgtgtcctcactgtgtccccACTGTGTCCccatgtcctcactgtgtcctcactgtgtccccgtgtcctcactgtgtccccACTGTGTCCCCGTGTCCTCACTGTGTTCCCACTGTGTCCccatgtcctcactgtgtcctcactgtgtcccatgtcctcactgtgtcctcactgtgtccccACTGTGTCCccgtgtcctcactgtgtcctcactgtgtcccatgtcctctctgtgtcctcactgtgtccccACTGTGTCCccgtgtcctcactgtgtcccatgtcctcactgtgtcctcactgtgtccccatgtcctcactgtgtcccaTGTCCTCCCTGTGTCCCCACTGTGTCCccatgtcctcactgtgtcctcactgtgtcctcactgtgtccccgtgtcctcactgtgtccccGTGTCCTCACTGTGTTCCCACTGTGTCCccatgtcctcactgtgtcctcactgtgtcccatgtcctcactgtgtcctcactgtgtccccACTGTGTCCccgtgtcctcactgtgtccccACTGTGTCCccatgtcctcactgtgtcctcactgtgtcccgtgtcctcactgtgtccccatgtcctcactgtgtcctcactgtgtccccgtgtcctcactgtgtcctcactgtgtcccGTGTCCCCACTGTGTCCccgtgtcctcactgtgtcctcactgtgtcccGTGTCCCCACTGTGTCCccatgtcctcactgtgtcctcactgtgtccccgtgtcctcactgtgtcctcactgtgtcctcactgtgtcccgtgtcctcactgtgtcctcactgtgtccccatgtcctcactgtgtcctcactgtgtccccgtgtcctcactgtgtcctcactgtgtcctcactgtgtcccgtgtcctcactgtgtcctcactgtgtcctcactgtgtcccGTGTCCCCACTGTGTCCccgtgtcctcactgtgtcctcactgtgtcctgTGTCCccatgtcctcactgtgtcctcactgtgtccccgtgtcctcactgtgtcctcactgtgtcctcactgtgtcctcactgtgtcccgtgtcctcactgtgtccccgtgtcctcactgtgtccccACTGTGTCCCCACTGTGTCCCCActgtgtcctcactgtgtcctcactgtgtcctcactgtgtcccGTGTCCTCACCGTGTCCCGTGTCCCCGTGTCTCCAGGAGCAGTTCATCGACCTGTGTAAGACTCTGTACAACATGTTCAGCGAGGAGCCGTCGGAGCAGCAGCTGTATCACGCCATCGCCACCGTGGCGAGCCTGCTGCTGCGCATCGGAGAGGTCGGCAAGAAGTTCAACAACGGCGCCAAGAAGGCTGACGGCGCCACCGCTCCGGCCACGCCCGCCGCTCCGGCCACGCCCGCCGCTCCGGCCACGCCAGCCGAGCCCCAGAGGGAGGAGGGGCCCGGGGAGCCAGGTGAGGCTCAGGTGTGCCGGGCGCTGGCGGACGCCCAGCTGGAGCCGGCGGCGGCGTCGGACGAGGAGGCCAAAGATGACACTTCGGTGTCGTCGTACTCGGTGGTCAGCTCCGGCTCGCTGCAGTGCGAGGACATCGCCGACGACACCGTGCTGGTCGGCGGCGGCGAGCAGAGGCGGGGCAGCGTGCTGGACGTGGATTGGTCGATCAGCTTCGAGCAGGTGCTGGCGTCGCTGCTCACCGAGCCGCCGCTCGTCGACTACTTCGAGAGGAAGAGGGACATCCAGACCAAGATGGCCGCCTGTAAGGCCCAGAGAGCCGTGGAGCGCCAGACAAGCTCCGCCTCCGACCACGAACTCACCCACCTGTCTACCTGATCACCTGTCTACCTGATCACCTGTCTACCTGATCACCTGATCACCTGTCTACCTGATCACCTGACCACCTGACCACCTGTCTACCTGatcacctgtctacctgtctacctgacCACCTGATCACCTATCCACCTGTCTACCTGACCACCTGATCACCTGTCTACCTGATCACCTGTCTACCTGATCACCTGACCACCTGACCACCTGTCTACCTGATCACCTGACCACCTGACCACCTGatcacctgtccacctgtctaccTGACCACCTGATCACCTGTCTACCTGatcacctgtctacctgtccacctgaccacctgtccacctgtctaccTGACCACCTGatcacctgtctacctgtccacctGACCACCTGATCACCTGTCCACCTCatcacctgtccacctgtccacctgacCACCTGATCACCTGGTCACCTGTCTACCTGATCACCTGACCACCTGatcacctgtccacctgtctaccTGACCACCTGATCACCTGTCTACCTGatcacctgtctacctgtccacctGACCACCTGatcacctgtctacctgtccacctGACCACCTGATCACCTGTCCACCTGACCGCCTGTCCACCTGACCACCTGATCACCTGACCACCTGTCTACCTGACCACCTGTCTACCTGAC of Centropristis striata isolate RG_2023a ecotype Rhode Island chromosome 12, C.striata_1.0, whole genome shotgun sequence contains these proteins:
- the LOC131981988 gene encoding TBC1 domain family member 9B isoform X4 yields the protein MFLNINDTFKLMEQLANIAMRQLLDNEAFAADRSLPKACKTLKNVSALKRDLDARAKNERYRTMFRLTQDERLDGHTDCTLWTPFAKMHVVGQLFISNNYICFNSREEDLCQLIIPLREVSIVEKADSSSVLPCPVSISTKNKMNFLFANLKDRDFLVQRISDFLQRTPDSSWGDTSPLSLIGHQASSGPSSSAGSESVHRGRHYHAGLPTASQGLLQLYQRDAPEDLGPKAMKEKMKEEAWNIHFSEFGRGVCMYRTSRTRELVLNGIPERLRGELWLLFSGAQNEMATHPGYYGDLVEQAMGLCSLATEEIERDLHRSMPEHRAFQNDTGIAALRRVLTAYAHRNPGIGYCQAMNIVTSVLLLYCPEEEAFWLLVALCERMLPDYYNTRVVGALVDQGVFEELTRAFLPLLYEHMQDLGVISTISLSWFLTLFLSVMPFDSAVLLVDCFFYEGIKVIFQVALAVLHDNMDALLSCSDEGEAMTILGRYLDNVVNKQTVAPPIPHLHALLTSGDDPPPEIDIFDLIKSSYEKFGSLRSDVIEQMRFKQRLKVIQSLEDTAKRSVVRAMMTESAFSIEELEELYCLFKSKHMTSCYWGSSSSGAAERHDPSLPYLEQYRIDPAQFSQLFSALAPWVCGGHTPSLSARLFRLLDQNQDGLVNFKEFITGLSGMYHGDMTEKLKLLYKLHLPPALCPEEAESALEAATFFTEDEPKESSFLSDQDISGQQEVTSGEDGKDGADGEDKKEEKVKDYRYYLRMWAKEKEPKTETIKDLPRMNQEQFIDLCKTLYNMFSEEPSEQQLYHAIATVASLLLRIGEVGKKFNNGAKKADGATAPATPAAPATPAAPATPAEPQREEGPGEPGEAQVCRALADAQLEPAAASDEEAKDDTSVSSYSVVSSGSLQCEDIADDTVLVGGGEQRRGSVLDVDWSISFEQVLASLLTEPPLVDYFERKRDIQTKMAACKAQRAVERQTSSASDHELTHLST